One stretch of Hypanus sabinus isolate sHypSab1 chromosome 29, sHypSab1.hap1, whole genome shotgun sequence DNA includes these proteins:
- the LOC132383206 gene encoding histone H2B 7-like produces the protein MPETKAPKKGAKKAVSKAKGTKRRRRSRRESYSIYVYKVMKQVHPDTGISSKAMSVMNSFVNDIFERIAREASRLAHYNKRSTITSREIQTAVRLLLPGELAKHAVSEGTKAVTKYTSSK, from the coding sequence ATGCCTGAAACCAAAGCTCCGAAGAAAGGCGCCAAGAAAGCCGTGTCCAAGGCCAAGGGCACCAAGAGGCGCAGGAGGTCGAGGAGGGAGAGTTACTCCATCTACGTCTACAAGGTGATGAAGCAGGTTCACCCCGACACCggcatctcctccaaggccatgagCGTCATGAACTCGTTCGTGAACGATATTTTCGAGCGCATCGCGCGCGAGGCTTCCCGCCTGGCCCATTACAACAAGCGGTCGACCATCACCTCTCGGGAGATCCAGACCGCCGTGCGCCTGCTGCTGCCCGGGGAGCTGGCCAAGCACGCCGTGTCGGAAGGGACAAAGGCGGTCaccaagtacaccagctccaaGTGA
- the LOC132383201 gene encoding late histone H2A.2.2-like: MSGRGKTGGKAKSKPKSRSSRSGLQFPVGRVHRHLRKGNYAERVGAGAPVYLASVLEYLTAEILELAGNAARDNKKTRIIPRHLQLAVRNDEELNKLLGGVTIAQGGVLPNIQAVLLPKKSGGSTNPKGK; encoded by the coding sequence ATGAGTGGACGAGGGAAAACCGGTGGTAAGGCTAAGAGCAAGCCCAAGTCTCGCTCGTCTCGGTCCGGACTGCAGTTCCCGGTGGGCCGTGTTCACAGGCACCTGAGAAAGGGTAATTATGCTGAACGGGTGGGTGCCGGAGCCCCAGTCTACCTGGCTTCTGTACTCGAGTACCTGACGGCTGAAATCCTCGAGTTGGCCGGCAACGCGGCCCGAGACAACAAGAAGACCCGCATCATCCCCAGACACCTGCAGCTGGCCGTCCGCAACGACGAGGAGCTCAACAAGCTGCTGGGAGGGGTGACCATCGCTCAGGGCGGGGTACTGCCCAATATCCAGGCCGTGCTTTTGCCCAAGAAATCCGGCGGATCCACCAACCCCAAGGGCAAATAA